TATGACGACGCCCCGCATGAACTGCGCAACCCGCGCCGCCGCCATCCTCCGGATGAAGCGCAGCGCCGACGACGGCCGCGCCCTCGACCTCCTCGTCATCGGCGGCGGCGTCACGGGCGCGGGCATCGCGTTGGATGCGGCGAGCCGCGGACTCGAGACTGCCATCGTCGAGGCACAAGACTGGGCTTCGGGCACCTCGAGCCGCTCGAGCAAGCTGGTCCACGGCGGCCTGCGCTACCTCGAGATGCTCGACTTCAAGCTCGTGCACGAGGCACTCACCGAGCGCGACCTGCTGTTGACCACCCTCGCGCCGCACCTCGTCCGCCCGGTCGCCTTCCTGCATCCGCTCATCCGCCCGCTCATCGACCGCGTGTATTTCGGCACCGGCATCGCGCTCTATGACGTACTCGCGACCCTGCGGCCGCGACCGCGCGCGGTGCCCTGGCACCGCCACGTCAGCCCCCGCGAGCTCGGTACGGTCTTCCGCGGCATCAAGCGCGACGCCGCGGTCGGGGCAATCCAGTACTGGGATGCGAAGGTCGACGACGCGCGATTTGTCACGACCCTCGCACGCACCGCGGTAGGCCACGGGGCCCATGCGGCCACGCGTGTGCGGGTGGTTGGGTTGCGCAAGGATGCGCAGGGTCGCGTCGACGGCGCAACGCTGGTCGATCTCGAAACCGGCGAACAGTTCGATGTCCGCGCGAAGACGGTGATCAGCGCGACCGGTGTCTGGACCGAGAAGACGCAGTCACTCGCGACCGATGGTGGGCTGCAGGTGCTCGCGTCGAAGGGCATCCACATCGTCGTGCCGAAGGACCGCATCGAGGGCGGCCGCGGGTTGATCCTGCGCACCGCGACGAGCGTGCTCTTCGTGATCCCGTGGTCTCGCTACTGGATCATCGGCACGACCGACACGCCCTGGCGAGAGGACCTCGCGCATCCGGTGCCAAACTCACGCGACATCGACTACCTGCTCGGCGAGGTGAACCCTGCGTTGCGTGTGCCGCTGACCCGCGAGGACATCGTCGGCAGCTGGGCCGGGCTTCGGCCGCTGCTGCAGCCTCGCATCAAACCCGGCACGCGTTCGGCGAAGGTGTCGCGGGAGCACACGGTGGCGGCCCCGGCGCCGGGGTTCGTCTCGATCGCGGGCGGCAAGCTCACGACGTATCGGGTCATGGCGAAGGATGCGGTTGACTTCGTGCTCGGATCCGTCGCTCGCCGACGCCCCTCGAGGACGCATTCGCTGCCGCTGGTCGGGGCGCGCCGCCTCGATGATGCGGTAAAGGATGCGATGACACTGACGAGCCGGCTGGGTCTGGATTCCTCGTTTGCGGCGCACCTCGGGCGTCGATACGGGGCGGATGTGGCCGAGATCGCTGCGCTGTGCGAGGCGGATCCGGCGCTCGCGCGGCCGCTGGAGCATGCGCCCGCGTACCTTCGCGCCGAGATCGTGTTTGCGATCCGCGCCGAGGGCGCGCTGCATCTTGATGACCTCATCGATCGCCGCACGCGCATCAGCTTCGAATACCCGGACCTGGGGGCCGCTGCGGTGGATGAAATCGCCGACCTCGCCACGTCCGAGCTGGGTTGGTCGGCCGAAGAACGCGACACGGAGGTGAGTGCCTACCTCGCGTCGACCGAGGCCTACACGCTCGCCACTTCGCAGCCCGACGACGCTGCCGCCGCCGTGGCGCGGACTTCCTGCTAGCTCAGTTAGTCGGTGTCCGGCTCATTTTCGACGCCGAGAGTTTGCCACTGACCGAAGTTAATGCCGCCGTTAGGAATCCGCCATTCCGTTCGCCCGTTTGCAGTCCGTCCATGGACGACCGCTGCAGCTGCGGATGGCGAA
This DNA window, taken from Gulosibacter molinativorax, encodes the following:
- a CDS encoding glycerol-3-phosphate dehydrogenase/oxidase; amino-acid sequence: MTTPRMNCATRAAAILRMKRSADDGRALDLLVIGGGVTGAGIALDAASRGLETAIVEAQDWASGTSSRSSKLVHGGLRYLEMLDFKLVHEALTERDLLLTTLAPHLVRPVAFLHPLIRPLIDRVYFGTGIALYDVLATLRPRPRAVPWHRHVSPRELGTVFRGIKRDAAVGAIQYWDAKVDDARFVTTLARTAVGHGAHAATRVRVVGLRKDAQGRVDGATLVDLETGEQFDVRAKTVISATGVWTEKTQSLATDGGLQVLASKGIHIVVPKDRIEGGRGLILRTATSVLFVIPWSRYWIIGTTDTPWREDLAHPVPNSRDIDYLLGEVNPALRVPLTREDIVGSWAGLRPLLQPRIKPGTRSAKVSREHTVAAPAPGFVSIAGGKLTTYRVMAKDAVDFVLGSVARRRPSRTHSLPLVGARRLDDAVKDAMTLTSRLGLDSSFAAHLGRRYGADVAEIAALCEADPALARPLEHAPAYLRAEIVFAIRAEGALHLDDLIDRRTRISFEYPDLGAAAVDEIADLATSELGWSAEERDTEVSAYLASTEAYTLATSQPDDAAAAVARTSC